A single window of Sporosarcina sp. Marseille-Q4943 DNA harbors:
- a CDS encoding NEAT domain-containing protein produces MKRHLIVAMTLFLVTALFIPIMPLNASAATFADGEYTVPFTVLKDTSNERSTTADYMVSPAKVQLVNDRATVTVTLKNSSWWQYFKVQNGGSFSDVQVVSESGDQRVVRFTVSDLKQLVNAKIHIIVTGIPGFDYDNKYDIRFNFNTSSIPAPPVAKPVVTPPPAKETKPATPTKTEVKPVQQVVQKPAQKPAENKTDAAKTTESVTKKEEKSVGDETEKDKSEQSATESEEAQAEEDETTIEDEQSEDADMDVALDEMDAAAEEDEVVEEVAIEEVKDEKEKSSNTFLIAIIVIGAIIGAAVVFSIARKRARK; encoded by the coding sequence ATGAAAAGACATTTGATTGTAGCAATGACGCTATTCCTGGTCACGGCGCTTTTCATTCCGATCATGCCGCTGAACGCTTCGGCTGCGACGTTTGCGGACGGGGAATATACCGTTCCGTTCACGGTATTGAAGGATACGAGCAACGAGCGGTCCACGACGGCGGACTATATGGTGAGTCCGGCGAAAGTGCAGTTGGTGAACGACCGCGCGACGGTGACGGTCACGTTGAAAAACAGCTCGTGGTGGCAGTACTTTAAAGTGCAGAACGGCGGCAGTTTCTCGGACGTGCAAGTCGTGAGCGAGTCGGGCGATCAGCGTGTCGTTCGATTTACGGTGTCTGATCTGAAACAGCTCGTCAATGCCAAAATCCACATTATCGTGACGGGCATTCCAGGGTTTGACTACGACAATAAATACGATATCCGCTTTAATTTCAATACTTCATCCATCCCAGCCCCTCCTGTTGCAAAACCGGTAGTGACACCGCCTCCAGCGAAGGAAACGAAACCGGCAACGCCGACGAAGACTGAAGTAAAGCCGGTTCAGCAAGTCGTTCAAAAGCCGGCCCAAAAGCCAGCTGAGAATAAAACCGATGCGGCTAAAACGACGGAAAGTGTAACGAAAAAAGAAGAGAAATCGGTTGGGGATGAAACCGAAAAAGATAAATCGGAGCAATCCGCAACGGAATCTGAGGAAGCGCAGGCCGAAGAAGATGAAACGACAATAGAGGACGAGCAGTCGGAAGACGCTGACATGGACGTAGCATTGGATGAAATGGACGCAGCGGCTGAAGAAGACGAAGTTGTAGAAGAAGTTGCAATAGAAGAGGTCAAGGATGAAAAGGAAAAGTCCTCGAATACATTCCTCATTGCGATCATCGTGATTGGTGCAATCATTGGCGCCGCAGTCGTATTTTCTATTGCAAGGAAACGAGCTCGAAAATAA
- the isdE gene encoding heme ABC transporter substrate-binding protein IsdE, with the protein MKKAIGLFGLLVSIMLAGCSASAGNKANEQIGEQDGDRIVATTVALTEIMDALDIDLVGVPSSYKELPERYADAKEVGNPMSPDMEMLLSLKPTEIFSVTTLKYDLQEMFEERGIDMTYVNLESIDAMHEEILKIGEKYDRMEQAEAIVAQFEEKAAAIEKAIEGKEKPSVLILMGIPGSYLVATEHSYIGDLVKRAGGVNVITGEDVEFISSNTEYLQQTNPDVILRAAHGMPEQVIQMFDEEFRSNDVWKHFDAVKNGRVYDLEETLFGTTGNLAAAEALDELMKMLHEAK; encoded by the coding sequence ATGAAAAAAGCGATCGGCCTTTTCGGCTTGTTAGTAAGTATCATGCTTGCCGGCTGTTCAGCGAGTGCCGGGAATAAGGCGAATGAACAAATCGGCGAGCAAGACGGCGATCGGATCGTTGCTACGACGGTTGCGCTGACGGAAATCATGGACGCGCTTGACATCGATTTGGTCGGCGTTCCGTCGAGTTACAAGGAGTTGCCTGAACGCTACGCGGATGCGAAGGAAGTCGGCAACCCGATGAGCCCGGATATGGAAATGCTACTGTCGTTGAAGCCGACAGAAATTTTTTCGGTGACAACGTTGAAATATGACTTGCAAGAAATGTTTGAGGAACGCGGGATCGATATGACGTATGTGAACCTCGAAAGCATCGACGCGATGCACGAAGAAATCTTGAAAATCGGTGAGAAGTATGACCGGATGGAGCAAGCGGAAGCGATTGTGGCGCAGTTCGAGGAGAAGGCTGCCGCAATCGAGAAGGCGATTGAAGGGAAAGAGAAGCCTTCCGTGCTTATCTTAATGGGGATTCCGGGAAGCTACTTGGTGGCGACGGAGCATTCGTACATCGGGGATCTCGTGAAGCGGGCTGGCGGCGTCAATGTCATTACGGGCGAGGATGTTGAGTTCATTTCCTCTAATACGGAATACTTGCAGCAGACGAATCCGGACGTCATTTTGCGGGCGGCGCACGGCATGCCTGAGCAAGTGATCCAGATGTTCGACGAGGAGTTCCGCTCGAATGATGTGTGGAAGCATTTCGATGCGGTGAAAAACGGACGCGTCTATGATTTGGAGGAGACGCTGTTCGGCACGACGGGCAATTTGGCTGCGGCGGAAGCGCTCGATGAGTTGATGAAAATGTTGCATGAAGCGAAATGA
- a CDS encoding iron ABC transporter permease, translating to MNRKSISFIVVALVLGIVFVQSALTGSISVTPFELIHGLVTGTNDDVAIIKDLRLPRILIAVFAGAALSVAGVLLQAVMRNPLADPGIIGVSAGASFMSVLVIAMFPTLFFFVPLFAFIGGALAFFLVYSLSWKSGLDPLRMILIGIAVNALFTGLGQAIGFSGGGLTQSMSQVTTSTLTMKKWSEVEVIALYGSIGLLLSFFVYRWCNYLSLEDRTAKSLGVNVNLARFVISIIAVLLASIATTIAGMFAFVGLLVPHIGRTLVGNDHKVLIPFSALAGALLILLADTLGRTLIAPNEIPASIIMAVIGGPFLIFLLRKSDRIYGH from the coding sequence ATCAATCGGAAAAGCATCAGTTTCATAGTCGTTGCGCTCGTTTTGGGGATTGTTTTCGTCCAATCCGCATTGACGGGCAGCATATCGGTGACGCCTTTCGAATTGATTCACGGGCTTGTGACTGGCACGAACGATGATGTCGCCATCATTAAGGACTTGCGTCTGCCGCGGATATTGATCGCGGTATTTGCGGGAGCTGCTTTGTCGGTGGCGGGCGTCTTGCTTCAGGCAGTTATGCGCAACCCGTTGGCGGATCCAGGGATCATCGGCGTTTCCGCGGGTGCTAGCTTCATGTCTGTATTGGTGATTGCGATGTTCCCGACGTTGTTCTTTTTCGTACCGCTGTTTGCGTTTATCGGCGGTGCGTTGGCGTTTTTCTTAGTGTATTCATTATCGTGGAAGTCGGGTTTGGATCCGCTGCGGATGATTTTGATCGGTATCGCGGTGAACGCGCTGTTTACAGGACTTGGTCAGGCGATCGGGTTCAGTGGGGGTGGTCTGACGCAGTCGATGAGCCAAGTGACGACGTCAACGCTGACGATGAAAAAATGGAGCGAAGTGGAAGTGATTGCGCTTTACGGCTCGATCGGACTTTTGCTGTCGTTTTTCGTATATAGATGGTGCAATTATTTATCTCTTGAGGACCGGACGGCGAAAAGTCTTGGCGTTAATGTGAACTTGGCGCGGTTTGTTATTTCGATCATTGCGGTTTTGTTGGCTTCGATTGCGACGACGATTGCGGGCATGTTCGCATTTGTCGGGTTATTGGTGCCGCATATTGGAAGGACGCTTGTCGGCAATGATCATAAAGTGCTGATCCCGTTTTCCGCGTTGGCGGGCGCGCTGTTGATTTTATTGGCGGATACGTTAGGCAGGACGTTAATTGCACCGAATGAAATTCCGGCATCGATCATCATGGCGGTGATCGGCGGGCCATTCCTCATATTCTTGCTAAGAAAGAGTGATCGCATTTATGGACATTAA
- a CDS encoding ABC transporter ATP-binding protein produces the protein MDIKEVTFSYDKKRDTLHGINSSIDIGKVTTIIGPNGCGKSTLLGVLSNHYQPQNGDVLLDGKSLAEFRPKELAKKLAVVHQQNNAPSDMTVEKLTAYGRIPYKNFFSSSTDEDEKAIEWALASTNLLDKRDMPIDSLSGGQMQRVWIAMALTQKTPYLFLDEPTTYLDIFYQYELLELVRDLNKQHGMSIVMVLHDINQAIKYSDVIIVMKDGRIAAKGKPEDIITADLIHDIYGVNVVVKHDREAGIYIVPVGI, from the coding sequence ATGGACATTAAGGAAGTCACATTTTCATACGACAAGAAGAGGGACACGTTACACGGAATCAACAGTTCGATTGACATCGGCAAAGTGACGACAATCATCGGGCCGAATGGGTGCGGGAAATCAACCTTGTTAGGCGTTTTGTCGAATCATTACCAGCCGCAAAACGGGGATGTGTTGTTGGATGGGAAGTCGTTGGCGGAGTTTAGGCCGAAAGAGCTTGCGAAGAAGCTTGCGGTCGTCCACCAGCAAAACAACGCGCCTTCCGATATGACGGTCGAGAAGCTGACAGCGTACGGGCGGATACCGTATAAGAATTTCTTCTCTTCCTCGACGGATGAGGACGAAAAGGCGATTGAATGGGCGCTCGCAAGCACGAATTTGCTTGATAAGCGTGATATGCCAATTGACAGCCTGTCCGGCGGCCAAATGCAACGAGTTTGGATCGCGATGGCGTTGACGCAGAAGACGCCGTATTTGTTTTTGGATGAACCAACGACTTACTTGGATATCTTCTATCAGTACGAGCTGCTGGAGCTCGTTCGCGATTTGAATAAACAACACGGCATGTCCATCGTCATGGTATTGCACGACATCAACCAAGCGATCAAATACAGCGACGTCATCATCGTCATGAAAGACGGCCGCATCGCCGCCAAAGGCAAACCCGAAGACATCATCACAGCCGACTTGATCCACGACATCTACGGCGTCAACGTCGTCGTCAAACATGATCGAGAGGCCGGGATATATATCGTACCGGTGGGGATCTGA
- a CDS encoding M20 family metallopeptidase yields MKEQLMKMLEQRKDEMIQIRRHLHENPELSFQEEKTAQYIVDFYNGKDVEIQTNVGNGYGIIVTIKGGKPGKTIGLRADFDALPIHEETDVPFKSKNEGVMHACGHDAHTAYLLVLADCLIELKDELAGTIKVIHQHAEEVPPGGAKSMVESGLLDGVDAVYGIHLFPTDPAGVVGYHSGYSMAGRTYFNLKIQGVGGHGSSPHLANDAIVAGAHFVTAIQTIVSRRLDPFSMGVITIGSFDGKGQFNVIKDSVELEGDVRYMTTEVQELIDKEVHRITKGIEEEFGVKCELDYVSDYPPLFNDPEITAGVVAALQSSTEPEITSVKEFPMFSGSEDFAYYAAKYPACFFYIGCKPKGVEKAYFNHHPKWDIDEDALLVAAKAVAEVVCRG; encoded by the coding sequence ATGAAAGAACAACTAATGAAAATGTTGGAGCAACGCAAGGATGAAATGATTCAGATCAGGCGTCATTTGCACGAGAATCCGGAGCTATCGTTCCAAGAAGAAAAGACAGCCCAATACATTGTCGATTTTTATAACGGAAAAGACGTTGAAATCCAAACGAATGTCGGAAATGGATACGGCATAATTGTGACGATCAAAGGCGGAAAGCCGGGTAAAACAATCGGCCTTCGTGCGGATTTTGATGCGTTGCCGATTCATGAAGAAACGGACGTGCCTTTCAAATCGAAAAATGAAGGCGTCATGCATGCTTGCGGGCATGATGCGCATACCGCTTATTTGCTTGTGTTGGCGGATTGCTTAATTGAGCTGAAAGATGAGTTGGCTGGGACGATTAAAGTCATTCACCAGCATGCAGAGGAAGTGCCGCCGGGCGGAGCGAAAAGCATGGTGGAATCAGGTTTGTTGGATGGTGTGGATGCTGTCTATGGCATTCATTTATTCCCAACGGATCCTGCAGGAGTTGTCGGGTACCATAGCGGCTATTCGATGGCAGGTCGGACGTACTTTAACTTGAAAATCCAAGGCGTCGGGGGCCACGGGTCATCTCCACACCTGGCAAATGACGCGATTGTCGCTGGAGCGCATTTTGTCACGGCTATCCAAACTATTGTCAGCCGCCGGTTGGATCCTTTTTCCATGGGGGTTATCACGATCGGTTCATTTGACGGAAAAGGTCAGTTTAATGTCATTAAGGACAGCGTCGAGTTGGAGGGCGATGTGCGGTATATGACAACGGAAGTCCAAGAGTTGATTGACAAGGAAGTTCACCGAATCACCAAAGGGATTGAAGAGGAATTTGGGGTGAAGTGCGAACTCGATTACGTGTCGGACTATCCACCACTCTTCAACGACCCGGAAATCACGGCGGGGGTTGTCGCCGCCCTTCAAAGCTCCACGGAGCCTGAAATTACATCAGTAAAAGAATTCCCTATGTTCTCTGGGTCTGAAGACTTCGCCTACTACGCAGCGAAGTACCCTGCCTGCTTCTTCTACATCGGCTGCAAACCAAAAGGCGTTGAAAAAGCGTATTTCAACCACCATCCGAAATGGGACATCGACGAAGACGCCTTGCTCGTCGCCGCCAAAGCAGTCGCCGAGGTTGTTTGCAGAGGCTAA
- a CDS encoding DUF2599 domain-containing protein, producing MKEIKGVRRIVGIGIMSAGLVLSMGISENLGEVSAEQSVKALNKYDEEHIYTQEDVLKALERYNGDKSRKGLMEYGLKTGDMSLFYAADALLQPAFYDVVDGKFTRNKFYYGALIERHIQRVNQYIADFGNEAWLKHKEEEDKRLLALVEKYKKAPGVIPYVIGFTNSKQNADKYGVEVTPIEFYNSKWNHPDVMTKGVFSHQDKKKAAEEKTESIYKEYTPIEGSPQSQDEIMPEQPETDIEESEASPDKEEKVDGVEKEEDDTVDEEQKGRLDYSKFGSEHYFEKIEWINRNGMVSLSIYPKFPVFNNEDGQLDEQHIKRSFDVIEVEHGEDEKWDNTESMRAQYECHVYFARDSKVPWNIEPHRTESRFVETVLKSCNP from the coding sequence ATGAAGGAAATTAAGGGAGTTAGAAGGATTGTCGGAATAGGGATAATGTCAGCGGGATTAGTACTGTCTATGGGGATTTCAGAGAATTTAGGGGAAGTATCAGCGGAACAAAGTGTGAAGGCTCTTAACAAATATGACGAAGAGCATATCTATACACAGGAAGACGTTCTCAAAGCGTTAGAAAGATATAACGGGGACAAATCTAGAAAAGGGTTAATGGAATACGGTTTGAAGACCGGGGATATGAGCCTTTTCTATGCTGCAGATGCGTTGCTTCAACCGGCATTTTACGACGTTGTGGATGGAAAGTTTACAAGGAATAAGTTCTATTACGGCGCATTAATTGAAAGGCATATCCAAAGGGTAAATCAGTACATTGCGGATTTTGGTAATGAAGCGTGGTTAAAACATAAGGAAGAAGAGGATAAGAGGTTATTAGCGCTCGTGGAGAAATATAAAAAAGCTCCAGGTGTCATTCCTTATGTAATAGGGTTCACCAATTCAAAACAAAATGCGGATAAATACGGCGTTGAAGTAACGCCAATTGAATTTTATAACAGTAAGTGGAATCATCCCGATGTAATGACAAAAGGTGTGTTCAGTCATCAGGATAAAAAGAAGGCTGCGGAAGAAAAGACGGAATCGATCTACAAGGAATACACTCCAATAGAGGGTTCTCCACAATCCCAAGACGAAATCATGCCCGAACAGCCTGAAACCGATATTGAGGAGTCAGAAGCGAGTCCAGATAAAGAAGAAAAAGTGGACGGGGTAGAGAAAGAAGAGGACGATACAGTAGATGAAGAGCAAAAAGGTAGGCTAGATTATTCGAAGTTCGGTAGTGAGCATTACTTTGAAAAAATAGAGTGGATTAATAGAAACGGTATGGTGTCCTTAAGCATTTACCCGAAATTCCCGGTGTTCAATAACGAGGATGGACAACTGGATGAACAGCATATTAAACGTTCGTTTGATGTGATTGAGGTCGAGCACGGGGAAGATGAGAAGTGGGATAATACCGAATCGATGAGGGCTCAATATGAGTGCCATGTCTATTTTGCAAGGGATAGTAAAGTGCCGTGGAATATCGAACCACATCGAACAGAGTCAAGGTTTGTGGAGACAGTATTGAAGTCATGTAATCCTTAA
- a CDS encoding transposase — MARRRRYWNPYGYFHVTMRGNNRQHIFQTDEDKRNLMRAFDYAYDRYPFSIVSYCIMSNHYHLLIQSEVNLSRVMARINRRYSDYYAKRYDHVGRIYEKRYFSKLANGLRAILDISSYIHRNPIDTKIPMVKSLEDYSYSSFQYYADVNKTPPRFLNTELVPTFLPKPFETSTHAYCLYCLVYKQDIEKVYEEMPSEDVSVPVQDTFMTIQQQVYKYNQKPTKV, encoded by the coding sequence ATGGCGAGAAGACGACGCTATTGGAATCCATACGGTTATTTCCATGTGACGATGCGTGGCAACAACCGACAACACATCTTTCAAACGGATGAAGACAAAAGGAACTTGATGCGCGCCTTCGATTATGCGTATGATAGATACCCATTTTCGATAGTGTCCTATTGCATTATGTCCAATCACTATCATTTGCTGATCCAATCCGAAGTGAATTTAAGTCGAGTCATGGCCCGCATTAATCGAAGATATAGCGACTATTATGCTAAACGTTATGACCATGTCGGTCGCATCTATGAGAAGAGATATTTTTCAAAACTCGCAAATGGACTAAGAGCTATATTGGACATCAGCAGCTACATCCACCGGAACCCGATTGACACTAAGATTCCGATGGTGAAATCATTGGAAGACTACTCTTACAGTTCATTCCAGTACTATGCAGATGTTAATAAAACGCCGCCACGCTTTTTAAACACGGAACTTGTACCAACATTCTTACCAAAGCCATTCGAAACGTCGACTCATGCGTACTGCCTCTATTGCCTAGTTTACAAACAGGACATTGAAAAGGTGTACGAGGAGATGCCTTCCGAAGATGTGTCGGTGCCTGTGCAAGACACATTTATGACAATTCAACAACAGGTATATAAATACAATCAGAAGCCGACCAAAGTTTGA